gttttcatctattgcagccccgatgaccaggttgacccagaagggtgcccagttcaggtgatCGGACGAgcgtgaggcgagctttcagaagctcaagatagctttgactatggcgtcagtgttggttttgcccacaggttcagggctatatacagtgtattgtgatacatctcgtattggacttggtgcgatgtTGATGCAAAATGGTAAGGTTATTGCATGTGCTTCgcaacagttgaagattcacgagaagaattatccagttcatgatttggagctagcagccattgttcatgagctgaagatttggaggcattatttatatggcgtgccatgtgaggtgttcacggatcacaagaggttgcagtatttgttcaagcaaaaggagctcaatttgaggtagagaaggtggttggagctattgaaagactatgatatcaccatcttgtattatCCGGGGAAGGGCAATatagtggctgatgctttgagtaggaagtcagccagtatgggcaaccttgcatatattccggtcggtgagagatcgcttgctttggatattcaggctttagctaatcagtttgtgaggttggatgtttctgatccCAGTCGTGctttagcttgcacagtcacttgGTCTTTATTATTTGAGAATATTAGAGAtaggcagtatgatgaccctcatttgcttgtcttagagacacagtgcgacACAGTGGTGACAAGCAGGTcatagttggagatgatggagttttgaggatgtagggtcatatttgtgtgcctaatgtggatggactgcGTGAGTTgtttctagaggaggcccataattcctagtattccattcatccgggtgccactgAGATGTATCGGGACTTGCAACAACagtattggtggagaaggatgaagaaggatattgttgcgtatgtagctcgatgtttgaattgtcagcaggtaaagtgcgagcatcagagacctggtggtttgcttcataagattgagattcctgagtggaagtgggagcatatcactatggactttgttgttggactcccacagactcaaaggaagttcgatgtggtatgggttattgttgataagctgaccaagtcagcgcatttctttcctgtggcagtctcctatttttCAGAGAGGTTAGCCAAcaagttcgtgaggttggatgtttctaagcccaatCGTGTTTtagctttagccaatcagttcgtgaggttggatgtttctgagcccagtcgtgttttagcttgcacagtcgcttggccttcattatttgagcatatcagagatcggcagtatgatgaccctcatttgcttgtcctcagaGGCATAGTGCGGCacagtggtgccaagcaggtcacagttggagatgatgaagttttgaggatgcaggatcgtatttgtatgcctaatgtggatggacttcgtgagttgtttctagaggaggctcatagttcccgttattccattcattcgggagCCACTGAGATGTATCGggacttgcggcaacattattggtggagg
This sequence is a window from Nicotiana sylvestris chromosome 3, ASM39365v2, whole genome shotgun sequence. Protein-coding genes within it:
- the LOC138888460 gene encoding uncharacterized protein, yielding MGNLAYIPVGERSLALDIQALANQFVRLDVSDPSRALACTVTWSLLFENIRDRQYDDPHLLVLETQCDTVVTSRGIVRHSGAKQVTVGDDEVLRMQDRICMPNVDGLRELFLEEAHSSRYSIHSGATEMYRDLRQHYWWRRMKKDIIGGEGYVARCLNCQQLK